In Flavobacterium sp. WV_118_3, one DNA window encodes the following:
- a CDS encoding SusC/RagA family TonB-linked outer membrane protein, giving the protein MKRLLILMTLLLSLAGYSQESRTITGKVIDAQDKLPMPGVSIYVENKSIATKTGQSGIIESTGVGTVTDMDGNFKLEITKDVKSLRVSFIGYESYLIDLTSQSHYTVNLKSDLNQLQEVVVTGYQKIEKRKLTSALVKVDMENIQQAGVASVDQLLIGQVAGVAITPGNGAPGGAAKIRIRGTASLSGPQDPLWVLDGLPLEGNDAPKFNDKENIDQLNNFSIAGLNPDDIKDITILKDAAATAIYGARAANGVIVITTKKGRKGRMAVNFTANTFVTQKPDFSKLNLMDANQKVDFELGLASRPELTYRDDKGAISRILNTSGELGAYRAGGFSALTPGTQQAINALRANQTNWGDLLYRTAVNQQYGLSLSGGGEKSDYYFSLGYYDEKGATIGTGFERYNITLKNNYEVSDKLKVGVGLFGTQSKNTSYISDTDAFTNPGNYSRNANPYLSPLDADGNYVYDKDIQGYSDRYVPFNFLEERNNTSYQLKTRALKAIFDLEYKVTDDLKLTSQIGLQMDNSDTEKYAGKETYFTRKEREKTRRFKNGGFYYFLPDGGIIQNWDTDFFQYNIKTQLTYNKTLGEKHELDLLVGNELRRTYNTNIYSRGYGYNRQTGTTSQILFPDQSLADSPEYKTYARTHNENAFASFYATASYTYDRKYTVFGSVRYDGSDLFGVDPKYKYLPLWSISGSWLASEESFLKDNVPTISNLRFRGSYGLQGNIDKNTSPFVVGNYGNVSILPGQTEQTIVVTSPPNSKLRWEKTENVNVGFDLGVLKNRISVAADMYGRKSTDLLGVRALPLENGFEYTNMNWAQVTNKGYEISLTTKNIDNQNFKWTTNFNLAHNKSNIDRIEVRANSYLPSGEGYPVNAVFALKTAGIDANGYPQFVGSDGQVVSAIEFFQLYDPYADIIPGELAQSRLTENADKFRSLFSYVGDRDPKYTGGLINTFKIKNFDVTVSAAFNLKQTVVKTPPYNGTQLDRGQNYTTDVLNAWSPTNTGSNLPGIVGKGDPFTDNSWMAYQWFSSSNPINTYALLDTWVEEMSYMRISSIRLGYSLPKTVTDKMNIQNVRFSVEGRNLFVISSDYKGYFDPETFGNIYAQPIPRSVTLGLNVTF; this is encoded by the coding sequence ATGAAAAGACTATTAATTTTAATGACACTCCTCCTCTCCCTTGCGGGATATTCCCAAGAGAGCAGGACGATTACAGGAAAGGTAATCGATGCACAGGACAAGTTACCAATGCCTGGCGTTTCGATTTATGTAGAAAATAAATCGATAGCCACCAAAACCGGTCAAAGCGGAATTATTGAAAGTACCGGCGTGGGTACGGTAACCGACATGGACGGTAATTTTAAACTGGAAATCACCAAAGATGTAAAAAGCCTGCGCGTTAGTTTTATAGGTTATGAATCCTACCTGATCGATTTGACTTCACAAAGCCACTATACTGTTAATCTGAAGTCCGATTTAAATCAATTACAGGAAGTAGTTGTAACCGGTTATCAAAAAATTGAAAAGCGTAAGCTAACCTCTGCTTTGGTAAAAGTAGATATGGAAAATATCCAACAAGCCGGTGTAGCCAGCGTCGACCAACTTTTAATAGGTCAGGTTGCCGGTGTAGCCATAACACCAGGTAACGGAGCACCGGGAGGCGCTGCAAAAATCCGAATCAGGGGAACGGCTTCACTATCCGGTCCTCAGGATCCGTTATGGGTATTGGATGGACTTCCATTAGAAGGGAACGATGCTCCAAAATTTAATGACAAAGAGAATATTGATCAACTAAATAATTTTTCAATTGCCGGTTTAAATCCGGATGATATTAAAGACATTACCATCCTAAAAGATGCTGCCGCTACCGCCATATATGGAGCGCGTGCTGCTAACGGAGTAATTGTAATTACAACCAAAAAAGGTAGAAAAGGACGTATGGCGGTTAATTTTACTGCCAATACATTCGTAACACAAAAGCCTGATTTTTCAAAGTTAAACCTGATGGATGCCAACCAAAAGGTTGATTTCGAACTCGGTTTGGCTAGTCGTCCGGAATTAACATACCGCGATGATAAAGGTGCTATTTCGCGTATTTTGAACACCAGTGGTGAGCTAGGTGCCTACCGTGCCGGTGGTTTTTCGGCTCTGACACCTGGAACACAGCAGGCGATCAATGCGTTACGTGCCAACCAAACCAACTGGGGTGATTTATTATACCGTACAGCTGTGAACCAACAATATGGATTGAGCTTGTCTGGTGGTGGTGAAAAATCGGATTACTATTTTTCATTAGGGTATTACGACGAAAAAGGAGCCACTATCGGAACCGGATTCGAACGTTATAACATTACCTTGAAAAACAATTATGAAGTATCGGATAAATTAAAAGTAGGCGTTGGCCTTTTCGGAACGCAGAGTAAAAACACCTCGTATATTTCCGATACAGATGCTTTTACCAACCCGGGAAATTATTCAAGAAATGCCAACCCGTATTTGTCACCATTGGATGCCGACGGTAACTATGTGTACGACAAAGATATTCAGGGTTATTCGGATCGTTATGTACCGTTTAACTTTCTGGAGGAGCGTAACAACACTTCCTATCAATTAAAAACGAGAGCGTTAAAAGCGATTTTCGATTTGGAATACAAGGTAACCGACGATTTAAAGTTAACCTCTCAAATCGGTTTACAAATGGACAATTCCGACACTGAAAAATATGCCGGTAAGGAAACGTATTTCACCCGTAAGGAACGTGAAAAAACGAGACGTTTTAAAAACGGAGGCTTTTATTATTTCCTTCCGGATGGTGGAATCATCCAGAATTGGGACACTGATTTTTTCCAGTATAACATTAAAACACAGTTAACCTATAACAAAACACTTGGCGAGAAACACGAACTGGATCTTTTGGTAGGTAACGAATTACGCAGAACATACAATACGAATATTTATTCCAGAGGCTACGGTTACAACCGTCAAACCGGAACAACATCACAAATCCTGTTCCCGGACCAATCATTAGCAGATAGCCCTGAATACAAAACATACGCCAGAACCCATAACGAAAATGCCTTTGCATCGTTTTATGCTACGGCATCCTATACCTACGACAGAAAATATACTGTTTTCGGAAGTGTACGTTATGATGGTTCCGACTTATTTGGTGTAGATCCGAAGTATAAATATTTACCATTATGGTCTATTTCCGGATCATGGTTGGCTTCGGAAGAAAGCTTCCTGAAAGACAATGTTCCGACGATCAGCAACCTTCGTTTTAGAGGTTCTTATGGTCTACAAGGAAATATCGACAAAAACACCTCGCCATTTGTAGTAGGAAACTACGGAAATGTGAGTATTCTTCCGGGACAAACGGAACAAACTATTGTCGTAACGAGTCCGCCAAACAGTAAATTACGTTGGGAAAAAACCGAAAACGTAAACGTTGGTTTCGATTTAGGCGTATTGAAAAACCGTATCAGCGTGGCCGCCGACATGTATGGACGTAAGAGTACCGACCTTTTAGGCGTACGTGCTTTACCGCTTGAAAACGGTTTCGAATATACCAATATGAACTGGGCTCAGGTTACCAATAAAGGTTATGAGATCTCATTAACCACAAAAAATATTGACAACCAGAATTTCAAATGGACGACCAATTTCAATTTAGCACACAACAAAAGTAATATCGACCGTATAGAAGTACGTGCCAACAGTTATTTACCATCCGGTGAAGGTTATCCGGTAAATGCCGTATTTGCATTGAAAACCGCAGGAATCGACGCCAATGGTTACCCTCAGTTTGTAGGTAGCGACGGGCAAGTGGTGAGTGCTATAGAGTTCTTCCAGTTATACGATCCGTATGCCGATATTATACCAGGTGAATTAGCGCAATCCCGTTTAACCGAGAATGCAGATAAATTCAGAAGTTTATTCTCCTATGTAGGAGATCGTGATCCAAAATACACCGGAGGTTTGATCAACACATTTAAAATTAAAAACTTTGATGTAACGGTTTCGGCCGCGTTCAACTTAAAACAAACGGTAGTAAAAACACCGCCCTACAACGGAACACAGCTTGACAGAGGTCAGAACTATACTACTGATGTCCTGAATGCCTGGTCACCAACCAATACCGGTTCAAATTTACCAGGTATCGTTGGAAAAGGAGATCCGTTTACCGACAACTCCTGGATGGCCTATCAATGGTTTTCAAGTAGTAACCCAATAAACACCTATGCGTTATTGGATACCTGGGTAGAAGAAATGAGTTATATGCGAATCAGCAGTATCCGTTTGGGATATTCCCTACCGAAAACGGTTACGGATAAAATGAATATTCAGAATGTACGTTTTAGTGTGGAAGGAAGAAACCTGTTTGTGATCAGTTCGGATTACAAAGGTTATTTTGATCCGGAAACCTTTGGTAACATCTATGCACAACCCATCCCCAGATCGGTAACGTTAGGGTTAAACGTAACTTTTTAA
- a CDS encoding zinc-dependent metalloprotease yields MKKKTLISSTKYVLVLLFLLSNVTAFSQKKKQKETKTETTKDTIAKTKGYAELLKKGSLKKGLFNVIQVKTDIYFEIPDSLMGREFLVVNKLSQVPMQVNEAGLNKGMNYENKVISFYKDTVAKKVWVKSSLPKVSSPETDAITASVKDNFSESIIEVFDIETKNSDSTSVVIKVNKVFDGKQKSFNDVLSNIGFGGSVKSDLSYIEAVKTFPGNIVVKSQLTTSVSEGGPALSVTLGVTSNIVLLDKVPMKPRFLDKRIGYFTEKHWYFNDNQHAMVEKELITRWRLEPKKEDEARYLKGELVEPKKPIVYYIDPSTPKQWRQYIIDGVHDWQAAFERAGFKNAVIAKEPTESDTDFDIDDVRYSVITYAASPKANAMGPSVVDPRSGEIIEADIIWWHNVMTSLHSWMRIQTGPIDPKARENKFSDTHMGEAIRFVSSHEVGHTFGLKHNMGASFAFEVDSLRSKVFTEKMGGTAPSIMDYARYNYVAQPEDGVTAITPKIGEYDKYAIEWGYRWYPNESEEKTKLSALIGKHQNDPMYFYGEQQDGGAIIDPRSQSEDLGNDAVKASEYGLKNLKRVVDNILTWTYEKDASYYETGKLYIGTIGQWQLYNRHVLNNIGGVYLNTTVHGDHKSSYVPVSATMQRKATDYLLRNVITIPQWLFFNPILDKTNPLKDSPVGPYEYTPYTLSRELQYGILYDLFSDERLLRMIENELYQRNGAKDKLFTVSDLFKRVHQQVFSGTIQNKSLSILERMTQKNYVDVLIVSTNKLFEKTDAKKLMFTKTLNMPMLCNHVHEDQMIRNINQSSLKRVTEVTSEKKGELNKVLQLLKLKKNTGNLETRNHYSDLINRIEKALNNPL; encoded by the coding sequence ATGAAAAAAAAGACACTCATATCAAGCACAAAATATGTATTGGTATTGTTGTTTTTATTGAGTAATGTTACTGCATTTTCCCAGAAAAAGAAACAAAAAGAAACAAAAACAGAAACTACTAAAGACACAATTGCAAAAACCAAAGGTTATGCTGAATTACTAAAAAAAGGATCCTTGAAAAAGGGGCTTTTTAACGTTATTCAGGTAAAGACCGACATTTATTTCGAAATCCCCGACAGTTTGATGGGGCGGGAATTTCTGGTGGTAAATAAATTGTCTCAGGTTCCGATGCAGGTGAATGAGGCTGGATTAAACAAAGGAATGAATTACGAAAACAAAGTAATCTCGTTCTATAAAGATACCGTTGCCAAAAAGGTATGGGTAAAATCGTCACTTCCAAAAGTTTCCTCTCCGGAAACGGATGCCATTACGGCATCGGTAAAGGATAACTTTTCCGAATCAATCATTGAAGTTTTTGATATCGAAACCAAAAACAGTGATTCCACCTCGGTAGTGATCAAAGTAAACAAAGTATTCGACGGAAAACAAAAAAGCTTTAACGATGTACTGAGTAACATCGGATTTGGCGGATCGGTCAAATCGGATCTGTCGTATATCGAAGCTGTTAAAACCTTTCCGGGTAATATTGTTGTAAAATCGCAATTAACGACCTCTGTAAGTGAAGGCGGACCTGCTTTATCCGTAACTTTAGGGGTGACTAGCAATATTGTTTTGTTGGATAAAGTCCCGATGAAGCCCCGTTTTCTGGATAAGCGAATCGGGTACTTTACCGAAAAACACTGGTATTTTAATGACAACCAGCATGCGATGGTTGAGAAAGAATTAATTACGCGATGGCGATTGGAGCCGAAAAAAGAAGATGAAGCGCGTTATTTAAAAGGGGAGTTAGTAGAACCGAAAAAACCGATTGTATACTATATCGATCCGTCCACACCAAAACAGTGGCGTCAATATATTATAGACGGTGTTCATGACTGGCAGGCCGCTTTTGAGAGAGCCGGATTTAAAAATGCCGTAATCGCCAAAGAACCAACGGAAAGCGATACGGATTTTGACATTGATGACGTTCGTTATTCCGTTATCACGTATGCAGCTTCCCCAAAAGCAAATGCCATGGGACCATCGGTTGTGGATCCAAGAAGTGGTGAGATTATTGAAGCCGACATTATCTGGTGGCACAATGTAATGACCTCATTACACAGCTGGATGCGAATTCAAACGGGACCAATTGACCCGAAAGCCAGAGAGAACAAATTCAGCGATACTCATATGGGAGAAGCGATTCGTTTTGTATCCTCACACGAAGTGGGTCACACGTTTGGTTTAAAACACAATATGGGTGCTTCGTTTGCTTTTGAAGTGGATTCATTGCGTTCGAAAGTCTTTACCGAAAAAATGGGAGGAACCGCTCCATCGATCATGGATTATGCCCGTTACAATTATGTGGCACAACCGGAAGACGGTGTAACGGCAATCACCCCGAAAATTGGTGAATATGACAAATATGCTATTGAATGGGGGTATCGTTGGTATCCGAATGAATCGGAGGAAAAGACAAAGCTAAGTGCTTTGATTGGCAAACATCAGAACGATCCGATGTATTTCTACGGAGAGCAACAGGATGGTGGTGCCATTATCGATCCGCGCTCACAGTCGGAAGATTTAGGAAACGATGCTGTTAAAGCAAGCGAATATGGATTGAAAAATCTGAAACGCGTTGTAGACAATATTTTAACCTGGACGTATGAAAAGGATGCTTCCTATTATGAAACCGGAAAACTGTATATCGGAACAATCGGTCAATGGCAATTATACAACCGTCATGTTTTAAACAATATCGGAGGTGTATACCTGAACACTACCGTTCACGGTGATCACAAATCCAGTTATGTTCCGGTTTCGGCTACGATGCAACGTAAAGCAACCGATTATTTGCTTCGAAATGTGATTACAATTCCGCAATGGTTGTTTTTTAATCCGATCCTTGACAAAACCAATCCTTTAAAAGATTCTCCTGTGGGTCCCTACGAATACACACCGTATACCCTTTCGAGAGAATTACAATATGGAATACTATACGATCTGTTTAGCGACGAGCGTTTACTTCGTATGATTGAAAATGAGCTTTACCAGCGAAATGGCGCAAAAGACAAATTGTTTACCGTTAGTGATCTTTTTAAACGTGTTCATCAACAGGTATTCAGTGGTACAATTCAAAATAAATCACTATCGATCTTGGAACGTATGACACAGAAAAATTATGTAGATGTATTGATCGTTTCGACCAATAAATTATTCGAAAAGACAGATGCTAAAAAATTAATGTTTACCAAAACGCTGAACATGCCAATGCTTTGCAATCATGTTCATGAAGACCAGATGATACGGAACATTAATCAGTCATCATTAAAAAGAGTTACCGAAGTAACCTCTGAAAAGAAAGGAGAACTAAACAAGGTATTACAACTTTTAAAACTAAAGAAAAACACTGGAAATCTGGAAACCCGAAACCACTATTCGGATTTAATCAATCGAATTGAAAAAGCACTAAACAATCCTCTATAA
- a CDS encoding histidine kinase translates to MKFPIKNTISRRTFLITSLIVIVITTVAVFILSNLITQITEKSNEEIAQRSFLKKYEVLQQEFGRLLEQKKNVQEVLKISNDQNIINNLTVLNAIQLSNPVVLCNWFQINNGTIYTNDSEKGTFQKHLNLLVDPSDKEENSSILLKQGDTLIWRNYFKIKKDAATTIRYGYDIDLKKLHDYFALIDGNAPNYAFVFDQNGTCIFHPEAEKNGKNIFDFTSLNPSDTLITNKSGFNETVALSEYLQLDVIRFVKPLKLEGINWYVCINFPKMIADENVNKVKQHASAIYLITTFILVFIFYLFNRANRKEYLEKEALVADKNNLLLENEKVHKENALIQLQQLKEQINPHFLFNTLNSLYMLIDVDAPKAKKFTLNLSKIYRYLIDPPQENIVPLSDELSFIEQYIFLQMTRFNQELQFSIEIEDDSGLIKNIPYLSLQICIENVIKHNLATIASPLKSRIIVKKDAVFIINNLQKKTSTEQSNNFGLKYLQSIYNYYSKKDFKTFEENGEFICILPLIE, encoded by the coding sequence TTGAAATTCCCGATTAAAAATACCATTTCCCGACGCACGTTCTTAATTACCTCGCTTATTGTGATCGTAATTACGACCGTTGCGGTCTTTATTTTAAGCAATCTGATAACCCAAATCACCGAAAAATCCAATGAAGAAATTGCCCAGCGTAGTTTCCTAAAAAAATACGAAGTCTTACAACAGGAATTCGGTCGCTTGCTGGAACAAAAGAAAAACGTACAGGAAGTCCTTAAAATAAGTAATGATCAAAACATAATCAACAACCTTACGGTACTCAATGCGATTCAACTAAGCAATCCGGTTGTATTATGCAATTGGTTTCAGATTAACAACGGTACGATTTACACCAACGATTCTGAAAAAGGTACTTTCCAAAAGCACCTGAATCTTTTGGTTGATCCTTCTGATAAAGAAGAGAACTCCAGCATACTTTTAAAACAGGGCGATACCTTAATATGGCGCAACTATTTTAAAATTAAAAAAGACGCCGCCACTACCATTCGTTATGGTTATGATATTGATTTAAAAAAACTACACGACTATTTTGCATTAATCGATGGTAATGCGCCCAACTATGCGTTTGTTTTCGACCAAAACGGAACCTGTATCTTCCACCCGGAAGCGGAGAAAAACGGTAAAAACATTTTTGATTTTACCAGTCTGAATCCTTCGGATACGCTTATCACGAACAAATCCGGATTTAATGAAACCGTCGCTTTATCGGAATACCTGCAACTGGATGTAATACGGTTTGTAAAGCCTTTAAAACTGGAAGGCATTAACTGGTATGTGTGTATCAACTTCCCGAAAATGATCGCCGATGAAAATGTAAATAAAGTCAAACAACATGCCTCGGCCATATATTTGATCACTACATTTATTCTGGTTTTTATCTTTTACCTTTTTAATCGTGCCAACCGAAAAGAATATCTGGAAAAAGAAGCCCTGGTTGCTGATAAAAACAATCTTTTACTGGAAAACGAAAAGGTTCACAAAGAAAATGCATTGATTCAGTTACAACAACTCAAGGAACAAATCAATCCGCATTTTCTGTTCAATACGCTCAATTCCTTATATATGTTAATTGACGTTGATGCGCCAAAGGCTAAAAAATTCACTTTAAACCTGTCGAAAATATACCGTTACCTGATTGACCCGCCACAGGAAAATATTGTCCCGTTAAGCGATGAACTTTCTTTTATCGAGCAATACATCTTTTTACAGATGACCCGTTTTAATCAGGAGCTACAATTTTCGATTGAAATTGAGGACGATTCGGGACTAATCAAAAACATTCCGTATTTATCGTTACAGATTTGTATTGAAAATGTAATTAAACACAATTTGGCCACCATAGCATCGCCTTTAAAATCCCGCATTATTGTTAAAAAAGATGCTGTATTTATTATCAATAATTTACAAAAAAAGACCAGTACTGAACAAAGTAATAATTTTGGCTTAAAATACTTACAAAGTATCTATAATTATTATTCTAAAAAAGACTTCAAAACCTTTGAAGAAAATGGAGAATTTATTTGCATTCTACCACTAATTGAGTAA
- a CDS encoding DUF1343 domain-containing protein, protein MVSNSVFKNTVLFLVLAIVSCGNSAIKHKDPKTNPTNEATTTNRPKEPILTGADNFEKYQSLLSGKKIGIVTNPTSIVNYNGDKQKLSKPLHLVDFLLKSKLDVIKIFAPEHGFRGTADAGELIKDGKDTQTGLPIISLYGNNKKPKPEQLKQIDVMVFDLQDVGARFYTYISSLHYVMEACAEENIPLIVLDRPNPNGSIIDGPILEKEFTSFVGMHPIPVLHGMTIGEYARMINGEKWLKNGAQCQLEVIACTNYKRTMPYSLPVKPSPNLPNDQSINLYASLCLFEGTNVSMGRGTDKQFQIYGSPFLPKSEFSFTPGPNLGAKDPVHNGKMCYGEDLSGIPKVTKLELKWLIKAYQETSDKKVFFNNFFSKLAGTQKLQQQIESGLPETAIRKSWEKGLNSFKKMRTAYLIYED, encoded by the coding sequence ATGGTATCAAATTCCGTTTTCAAAAATACAGTTTTATTCTTGGTTTTAGCGATAGTATCCTGCGGAAATTCTGCGATTAAGCACAAAGATCCGAAAACTAATCCGACAAACGAGGCCACAACTACCAATCGACCAAAGGAACCGATTCTTACCGGAGCCGATAATTTTGAGAAATACCAGTCACTTCTTAGCGGCAAGAAAATTGGCATTGTAACCAATCCGACCAGTATTGTCAACTACAACGGCGACAAACAAAAGCTAAGTAAGCCGCTTCATCTGGTTGACTTTCTATTGAAAAGCAAATTGGATGTTATAAAAATATTTGCACCGGAACATGGTTTCCGCGGAACCGCCGATGCAGGAGAATTGATCAAAGACGGAAAAGACACGCAAACCGGTTTGCCGATCATCTCCTTATATGGTAACAATAAAAAGCCAAAACCGGAACAATTAAAGCAAATTGATGTTATGGTTTTTGACCTGCAAGATGTGGGCGCTCGTTTTTACACCTATATCTCCTCCTTACATTATGTAATGGAAGCCTGTGCCGAAGAAAACATTCCTTTAATTGTCCTGGATCGTCCGAACCCGAACGGTAGTATAATTGATGGTCCAATATTGGAAAAAGAATTTACCAGCTTTGTAGGCATGCATCCGATTCCGGTTTTACATGGGATGACTATCGGGGAATATGCCCGAATGATCAATGGGGAAAAATGGCTAAAAAACGGGGCACAATGTCAGTTAGAAGTTATTGCCTGTACAAACTATAAACGGACTATGCCGTATAGCCTACCGGTAAAACCGTCGCCCAACCTTCCTAATGATCAATCCATCAACCTATATGCCAGTCTTTGTTTGTTTGAAGGCACCAATGTGAGCATGGGACGGGGTACCGACAAACAATTTCAGATTTACGGTTCTCCATTTCTGCCAAAATCCGAATTTAGTTTTACGCCCGGGCCGAATTTAGGAGCTAAAGATCCGGTACATAACGGTAAAATGTGTTATGGCGAAGACCTCTCAGGTATTCCAAAGGTAACCAAGCTCGAACTAAAATGGCTGATCAAAGCCTATCAAGAAACATCCGATAAAAAAGTATTCTTTAACAACTTCTTTTCCAAACTAGCCGGAACGCAAAAATTACAACAGCAAATTGAATCCGGATTGCCCGAAACAGCCATTCGGAAGTCCTGGGAAAAAGGTCTGAATTCCTTTAAAAAAATGCGCACCGCCTACCTTATATATGAAGACTAA
- a CDS encoding FtsX-like permease family protein: protein MRLEYFIAKRLITTKNYKSSISAPIIKIAIAAIAIGIIMMIVSVATGVGLQQKIRQKIAAFNGHVIITNYDDNQSEVSVEPISIHQSFYPKFKNIEGISHVQATASKAGIIRTETAFEGIVFKGVGKDFRWNDLQEYIVAGRIPNLKEALNNEVIISKYLADRLQLKLGDKFNTFFMKEEGNKLPNLRRFEIVGIYNSGFQEFDASYIIGDIRHVQRINKWSKDDVGEFEVFIDDFSKIKEKGEAIYAEIPPTYNSRTIQEKYYNIFEWLKLFDFNIVVILIVMVVVATINMVVALLVLILERTQMIGILKSIGADNWMIRKIFLYNALYLIIRGLLWGNGIGIGLLLIQKYFGIVKLNPENYYVTEAPVVIEVLPVLLLNLGTIVVCLLVLLIPSYIITKISPVKAIRFD, encoded by the coding sequence TTGAGATTAGAATATTTTATAGCAAAACGCCTAATTACTACTAAAAACTATAAAAGTAGTATATCTGCACCAATAATAAAAATTGCAATTGCAGCTATTGCCATCGGAATCATTATGATGATTGTTTCCGTGGCGACGGGCGTTGGATTGCAGCAAAAAATACGCCAGAAAATCGCGGCCTTTAACGGGCATGTGATTATTACCAACTACGATGATAATCAGTCCGAGGTAAGTGTGGAACCCATTTCGATTCACCAATCGTTTTATCCGAAGTTTAAAAATATAGAGGGTATCAGTCATGTACAGGCCACAGCGTCCAAAGCGGGGATTATACGAACGGAGACGGCTTTCGAAGGGATCGTGTTTAAAGGTGTTGGGAAGGATTTCCGATGGAATGATCTTCAAGAGTATATTGTTGCCGGTCGGATTCCGAATTTAAAAGAGGCACTTAATAATGAAGTGATCATTTCAAAATACCTGGCAGATCGCTTACAATTAAAGTTAGGGGATAAGTTTAATACCTTTTTTATGAAGGAAGAAGGAAATAAATTACCCAACCTGCGTCGTTTCGAAATCGTCGGGATTTATAATTCCGGATTTCAGGAGTTTGATGCGTCTTATATAATAGGTGATATCCGACATGTGCAGCGTATCAATAAATGGAGTAAAGATGACGTAGGGGAGTTTGAAGTTTTTATTGATGATTTTTCGAAGATAAAAGAAAAGGGTGAGGCGATTTACGCTGAAATTCCGCCTACCTATAATAGTAGAACGATTCAAGAGAAATATTATAATATATTTGAATGGCTGAAATTGTTCGACTTTAATATAGTAGTGATACTAATCGTGATGGTGGTTGTGGCGACAATTAATATGGTAGTGGCTTTGTTGGTACTTATTTTGGAGCGTACACAAATGATCGGAATTCTAAAATCGATTGGTGCCGATAACTGGATGATTCGAAAAATATTTTTATACAATGCATTATACCTTATTATAAGAGGACTGCTTTGGGGTAATGGAATCGGAATCGGATTGTTGTTGATTCAGAAATATTTTGGAATTGTAAAACTGAATCCGGAGAATTATTATGTTACCGAAGCGCCGGTAGTAATTGAGGTGCTTCCGGTTTTACTATTAAACCTGGGAACAATAGTCGTCTGTTTGCTGGTTTTGCTGATTCCGTCTTATATTATTACGAAGATATCACCGGTAAAAGCAATTCGTTTCGACTAA